In Deltaproteobacteria bacterium, the following proteins share a genomic window:
- a CDS encoding glutamate-5-semialdehyde dehydrogenase, producing the protein MDIEKEIKRIAQRAREASLQVARLPSEVKDRALLMMSEDLMEKKEFLLLENRKDLEYAEGKGLSKAMLDRLAITEGGIEEIAEGLRQISLLPDPVGEVVKMWRRPNGLWVGKMRIPLGVIGVIYEARPNVTADAAGLCLKGGNAVILRGGSEAIHSNRALGRILQEAMEKAGVPPEAVQVVPNTERKTVEEMLKLEEFIDVIIPRGGEGLIRFVVEHSRIPVIKHYKGVCHIFIDASADMEMALEICYNAKVQRPGVCNAMETLLVHRDIAPRFLPPMAERLQGAGVKIRGCGRTRQILPGVKEVREEDWYAEYLDLILAVRVIDNIEEAIRHIEQYGSRHTEAIITSDYGNAQRFLREVDSSTVLVNASTRFSDGYQLGLGAEIGISTTKLHAFGPMGVEDLTTTKFIIYGNGQIRTS; encoded by the coding sequence ATGGATATTGAGAAAGAGATCAAAAGGATTGCCCAAAGGGCCAGAGAGGCCTCATTACAGGTGGCCAGGCTCCCCTCGGAGGTGAAGGATAGGGCATTGTTGATGATGTCAGAGGATCTGATGGAGAAGAAGGAATTTTTGCTGCTGGAAAACCGAAAGGACCTGGAATATGCCGAGGGCAAGGGCCTCTCCAAGGCCATGCTGGACAGGTTGGCCATCACCGAGGGGGGGATCGAGGAGATAGCTGAGGGGTTGCGCCAGATATCTCTACTACCAGACCCCGTGGGGGAGGTGGTGAAGATGTGGCGTAGACCCAACGGGCTCTGGGTGGGAAAGATGAGGATACCTTTGGGGGTAATCGGAGTCATCTACGAGGCAAGACCTAACGTCACCGCCGATGCAGCGGGATTGTGCCTCAAAGGGGGCAATGCCGTGATCCTGCGCGGAGGGTCTGAGGCGATCCACTCCAATCGGGCCCTGGGGCGCATCCTCCAAGAGGCCATGGAGAAGGCGGGTGTCCCCCCTGAGGCTGTACAGGTGGTCCCCAATACCGAGAGGAAGACTGTAGAGGAGATGTTGAAGTTAGAGGAATTCATCGATGTCATCATCCCCCGAGGAGGAGAAGGTCTGATCCGTTTCGTGGTAGAACACTCCCGGATCCCGGTGATAAAGCATTATAAGGGGGTGTGTCACATATTTATCGATGCCTCGGCGGATATGGAGATGGCACTGGAGATCTGCTACAATGCCAAGGTCCAAAGGCCGGGGGTGTGTAATGCCATGGAGACCCTGCTGGTCCATCGGGACATAGCACCCCGTTTCCTCCCTCCGATGGCAGAAAGGCTACAGGGGGCAGGGGTGAAGATAAGGGGGTGTGGCCGGACGCGTCAAATCCTCCCGGGGGTGAAGGAGGTAAGGGAAGAAGATTGGTATGCTGAATACCTGGACCTGATCCTGGCTGTAAGGGTAATAGATAATATTGAGGAGGCAATTCGGCATATCGAACAATATGGCTCCAGGCACACCGAGGCCATCATCACTTCGGACTACGGTAACGCCCAACGATTCCTGAGGGAGGTCGATTCCTCTACCGTCTTGGTCAACGCCTCCACCAGGTTCAGCGATGGGTATCAGCTAGGGTTGGGGGCGGAGATAGGG